The DNA sequence CGCCGGTGAGGAAGATGAGCAGACAGGATTTCGCACGGCCGAAACTCGCCGTGGCGGGTCTTGGAACCGCCGGCGCAGCGCGAATCAGCGACGGCAACGCAAGCCCGAGGCAGCCGAGTCCGCCGGCGCGGAGCAGTTCGCGCCGGGACACCGCATCGCGCAGCGAGAGCGACCCTGTGCCGGTGGAATCCACGGTCAGAGCGTAGTAGGTGCGGGATGGACGAGTCAACGGCGCGAACTCCTCAACCGGTGTCACGCGCGAGCCGGTCTCGCCCGTCCCATCCGTCCCACCCGTCCCGTCGGACGAACGACCGCGCCGAACCCGAGGACGGTTTGCTCACACCCCGCCGATCCACTTCCGGTCCTCCCACACGGCCCTGATCGAAGTCAGGTTGCGCGGGTCGAAGACGTGCCTCGCCGCGGTGAGCACCCTGCCCTGCTTCGCCGCGTTCCACGCGTCGCTCGTGCTGATGGCCACGAATTGCAGCACGCTCGGGTCGCGGTAACAGTCAATCATGCACTTGGTGCAGCCGTCGCGGATGAGCTTGGACTCGTCCCACTCGTGGACTTTGCACATGGGCTTGTCCCACGCGTGGCAGCGGTAGAGGTCGAGGTTCCAGTCGAGATAAAAATACTTGTGCCCACCGAGGCACCCGAACTTCTCGCGCTCGCCGCGCAGGTGCCGCTGCATTTCGGAGAGCGACTCGGTCGGGTTCACCACCGGGTAGCCGCTGCGATGCTTCATCTGCTTGATCTTGTCGAAAAGCGCGATGAGTTCGTCTTTCGAGAAGTTCACCAGCCCGCTGTCGCTGAAGCTCAGGTAGCTCGAAGCCAGCGACGTGAGCGGGTAGCTGAACGTGCAACTCCGGAATCCGAGCGACTCGAGGAACGCGGGCAGCTTGTCGTAATCCTCGATCAGCCGGCTCGCGGTGATGCTCGCGGTGGTCTGCACGCCCGCGCCGTGGAAGAATTCGTTCGCGCGCTTGATCTTGCGGCACACGTCGGGCAGGCCGCGGTTCTGCTCGTGCCTGCCGATGTCGTGCGCGTCGATGGACATGATCACGCTCGACAGCCCGTCGTCCACGAGGCCGCGCATGTTGTCCTCGGTCCACAAGCCGCCGTTGGTGCAGATCATCGGGTGGATGCCGCGTTCCGCCGCGTAGCGCGTCATCGCGCGCAAATCGCGGTGCACCATCGGCTCGCCGCCGACGAACAGCAGGTAGCCGATGTGATTGCGGAGCGCGATGTCCACCACGTCCCTCGCTTCCTGCAACGTCACGCTGCGGCGCGCCTTCGGGTCGAACTTCGAGCGCGCGAAGCCGCAGAAGTCGCAGTCGGCGTTGCAGATGTTCGTGATGGCGAACTGCAGATAGCCGGGGCCGCCGTGATCGAGCACCTCGCGGAAGAGCTGGAGCGCGGACTTCCGCGCCCGCGGCACCGGACCGAGGGGAGCGGGCGCGGACACGGGACCTGGATTGCCGGGCGCGGACGCCGGCGGGGTTGTGACGGCTTCGGTGCTCATGCCACGGGCGGCGGATGGTGCGGACGTTGCGGAGGCGTGGCAACGCTTCTTTTGCGCGCCGGAATTACTCCGCGAGCCGCGCCCCGATCGTCGCGAGTTCCGCGAGGCGGTCCATCGGCTGGTCCGCCGCCCAGCAGATGCCTCGGAACGCCAGCACGCGGAAGACCGGGTCGTCGAAGGTCCAGTTGTAATGCCCCGGCACGGCGACGAACACGCGGCCCTTGCCCACCTGCCGCGTCCAGAGTTGCGGGGTGAGCTTGCCGTCCTCGGGCGCGCTGGCGAGGAGCTGCACATCCTTCGGGTCGCCTTGAAACTGCCAGTAGGTCTCGTCCACGAACGTCTCGCGGGTGAAGCTCGTCGCGGTGAAGCCCTTCGCCAGCGGGTGCCCGTGGATGACGAAGTCGATCGGGCCGTGGCGATACTTGAGCTTGCTCGAATCGCTCGCCAGGCCGATGCGCCGCGCGAAGGCCAGCGCGTTCGTGCGCGCCTCGACGGCCCAGTGGAAATAGGCCGCGCCACCGCCGCGCGCAAGGAAGGCGTCGAGTTCCTTGCCGCGGTCCTCGTTCCAGGCCGGGTTGTTGTTGAAGAAGCAAATCACGTCGGCCTTCGCGAACTGCCCGGCGCTTGGCCACTTGTCCGCGGTGTCCACGGTCACGTTGTCCGCGAGCGGGAGGAGTTTGCTCCAGCGTTTCTGCCACAGCGGATAATCGTGCTCGCCCTTGCCGTGGTCCTTCGGGCCGGCGCAGAGCACGATGTGGAGCGCTTTGTTGGAGCTTGGGATTTGGAGTCTGGAGTTCTCGGTGCGGAGCAACGCTTCCACCTCGGCGCGCTTGCGCGGCGGCGGGGGCGGGGTGTTGCCCTCAATGGGCGCGGGTTCGAGCGGGACGGTGAGGAGGAAGGTCATCAGGTCGCGCACCTGCTCGGTGCTGGCGCTCGCGAGCAATCCCTCGGGCATGAGCGAGAGCGCGGAAGGTCGCATCGCCTTCACCTTCGCGCGCGGGACGGCTACGGTTTTGCCGGTTGCGTCGGCCAGCTTTAACTCGCCGCCCGTTTCGCCGAGCACGACGCCGGTGAGCGGTTCGCCGTTCGTGAGGTCGAGCGCGAAGGCGGGATGGTCCGGGTTGATGGCCGCGCTCGGCTCGCGGATGTCGCGCAGCACGCTCGCGTAATCGCGGTGGATCAAGTTGGAGAGATCGGGGCCGACCGCCGTGCCTTCGCCGCGGATGCGATGGCACTTGGCGCAGCCGATCTGCTCGCCGAAGAACAGTCGGCGTCCGAAGAGCCAGTTGCCACCAGCGATTTCGGGAATCT is a window from the Verrucomicrobiota bacterium genome containing:
- a CDS encoding DUF1501 domain-containing protein — protein: MDSTGTGSLSLRDAVSRRELLRAGGLGCLGLALPSLIRAAPAVPRPATASFGRAKSCLLIFLTG
- a CDS encoding radical SAM protein, whose product is MSTEAVTTPPASAPGNPGPVSAPAPLGPVPRARKSALQLFREVLDHGGPGYLQFAITNICNADCDFCGFARSKFDPKARRSVTLQEARDVVDIALRNHIGYLLFVGGEPMVHRDLRAMTRYAAERGIHPMICTNGGLWTEDNMRGLVDDGLSSVIMSIDAHDIGRHEQNRGLPDVCRKIKRANEFFHGAGVQTTASITASRLIEDYDKLPAFLESLGFRSCTFSYPLTSLASSYLSFSDSGLVNFSKDELIALFDKIKQMKHRSGYPVVNPTESLSEMQRHLRGEREKFGCLGGHKYFYLDWNLDLYRCHAWDKPMCKVHEWDESKLIRDGCTKCMIDCYRDPSVLQFVAISTSDAWNAAKQGRVLTAARHVFDPRNLTSIRAVWEDRKWIGGV